In Elaeis guineensis isolate ETL-2024a chromosome 1, EG11, whole genome shotgun sequence, a genomic segment contains:
- the LOC105032318 gene encoding putative leucine-rich repeat receptor-like serine/threonine-protein kinase At2g24130 isoform X4, with protein sequence MIDFSYLIMQCRYFFGFFRDWFVHHIPIFCHRYPQWKSQEAVLHHCLKKNPQNYSNRNLSKMCSSTTIITQLLFLLLPSVVQPFYLRNDISLDRSALLAFKKAILVDPGNALSNWSETTYVCEWNGIVCGLNPERVTELDLKSKYLLGTISPFLSNLSYLQLLDLSDNSLQGSIPIELGALSNLGLLGIQGNHIQNEIPESFGMLRKLRYIDLSNNQLSGRLPTSLFYNCTQLSYVDLSNNWFTGLIPPQLGNQLPSLENLLLYQNQLTGSVPASLSNSTEMVEIDLENNYLSGTLPSEILMHLPSLKILHLSYNNFSSDDQNSNLAPFFISIANLTHLEELELAGNYLGGTLPSTIGLLSVNLSQVYLQDNLIHGAIPSNISKLSKLMSLNLSNNLLNGIIPLELILLPNLERLWLANNVLNGRIPSPPGVLNSLGLLDLSKNNLSGSIPTTLANLTQLRILILNGNLLSGSIPSSLGSTKLELLDLSHNRLTGAIPAEVASLSSMAIYFNLSDNLLGGALPMELSKMDKVRSIDLSSNNFSSNIPSSMGSCEVVELVNLSHNHLQGPIPGSLGNLLSLQSLDLSFNFLSGEIPASLQKCTSLRLLDLSFNNFSGPLPENSLFNSLTPKLIEGNHFCGSEIGLPSCQTKKRSMIHSQKSLILFVSIVSMSSFLLTIICVIGYKNLRHAMFRRDDVDSSNFSLDLSTSYPRITYREIVEATAGFEQSRLIGSGSFGQVYRGVLSDDSVVAIKVLQLQSSNSAKSFNRECQVLKRIRHRNLMRIITACSLPDFKALVLPFMVNGSLESHLYLQAQQSASSKLSLIERVNICSDIAEGLAYLHHHSPVQIIHCDLKPSNILLNDDMTALVSDFGIARLVMKVAEGNIQYDTTTNSTANLLCGSIGYVAPEYGYRRGASTKGDVYSFGILVLEIVTRKRPTDDMFIEGLSLQRTRALTLETCGKLPLWNCLSLGLSAPKKPLQPDPACLMLLMIWTD encoded by the exons ATGATAGATTTCTCATATCTAATTATGCAATGCAGATATTTTTTTGGCTTCTTCAGGGATTGGTTTGTTCACCATATTCCCATCTTTTGCCATAGATATCCACAATGGAAGTCTCAAGAAGCTGTATTGCATCATTGTTTGAAGAAGAATCCTCAGAATTACAGTAACAGGAATTTGTCAAAAATGTGCTCTTCTACCACGATCATAACCCaacttctcttcctcctcctcccttctgTTGTTCAACCTTTCTATCTGAGAAATGATATTAGTTTGGACAGATCTGCGTTGTTGGCATTCAAGAAAGCCATTCTGGTTGATCCCGGGAATGCCCTCAGTAACTGGAGTGAGACGACCTATGTCTGCGAGTGGAATGGCATTGTTTGCGGTCTGAATCCTGAAAGAGTGACTGAACTCGATCTCAAGAGTAAATATCTTTTAGGAACAATCTCGCCATTTCTCTCCAATCTTTCTTACCTTCAATTACTTGATTTGTCTGATAATTCACTCCAAGGTTCTATTCCCATCGAGCTTGGAGCTTTGTCTAACCTTGGGCTACTTGGAATCCAAGGGAATCATATACAGAATGAAATCCCTGAGAGCTTTGGCATGCTTAGGAAACTTCGTTACATCGACCTCAGCAACAACCAGCTTAGTGGAAGGCTCCCAACATCTCTCTTCTACAATTGCACTCAATTAAGCTATGTAGATCTTTCTAATAATTGGTTTACTGGTTTGATTCCTCCGCAGCTTGGAAATCAACTTCCTTCTCTGGAGAACCTCCtcctttatcaaaatcaattgacAGGTAGTGTTCCAGCTTCTCTCTCTAATTCAACAGAGATGGTGGAGATCGATCTCGAAAACAATTATCTGAGTGGTACGTTACCATCAGAAATCTTGATGCATCTACCTTCTTTGAAGATACTGCACCTTTCATATAACAACTTCTCAAGTGATGATCAGAATTCAAATCTTGCCCCCTTCTTCATTTCAATTGcaaatttgactcatctagaagaGCTGGAACTGGCAGGGAACTATCTTGGAGGTACATTGCCTTCCACCATAGGCCTTCTTAGTGTTAATCTCTCACAGGTTTATCTCCAAGATAATCTCATCCATGGAGCAATCCCATCAAATATATCAAAACTTTCCAAATTGATGTCGCTGAATCTATCAAACAATCTTTTGAATGGAATTATTCCCTTAGAGTTAATTCTTTTACCCAATTTAGAAAGATTGTGGTTAGCTAACAATGTGCTCAACGGTCGAATCCCATCTCCTCCTGGCGTTTTAAATAGCCTGGGACTCTTAGACCTATCAAAAAACAATCTTTCTGGTTCCATTCCGACCACATTAGCAAATCTAACTCAGCTGAGAATACTCATTCTTAATGGAAACTTGCTTTCAGGATCCATACCTTCAAGCCTGGGGAGTACAAAATTAGAGCTTCTGGATTTGTCTCATAACAGGCTCACAGGAGCCATACCAGCTGAAGTTGCAAGCTTGAGCTCGATGGCTATATACTTCAATCTGTCAGACAATTTGTTAGGAGGAGCACTGCCCATGGAGCTGAGCAAAATGGACAAAGTTCGGTCCATCGATCTCTCCTCAAATAATTTCAGCAGCAACATTCCTTCCAGTATGGGAAGTTGTGAAGTAGTTGAGCTGGTAAACTTATCACACAATCATCTTCAAGGGCCAATTCCTGGGTCCTTGGGTAACCTGCTAAGCCTTCAATCCTTAGACCTCTCTTTCAATTTCCTGTCGGGTGAAATTCCTGCATCTCTTCAGAAGTGCACCAGCCTTAGGTTACTGGACCTCTCATTCAACAACTTCAGTGGACCGTTACCAGAAAACAGTCTATTCAATTCTTTAACACCGAAATTGATTGAAGGAAATCATTTCTGTGGATCAGAGATTGGCCTTCCAAGTTGCCAAACTAAGAAGAGAAGCATGATACATTCTCAGAAATCCCTCATATTGTTTGTAAGTATTGTCTCCATGTCAAGTTTTCTTCTCACAATAATATGTGTGATAGGTTATAAGAATCTAAGACATGCAATGTTTCGAAGAGATGATGTGGACTCAAGTAACTTTTCTCTTGACTTATCAACAAGTTACCCTAGAATTACTTACAGAGAAATTGTAGAGGCTACAGCCGGGTTTGAGCAGAGCAGATTGATTGGATCTGGTAGCTTTGGACAAGTCTACAGAGGGGTCTTAAGTGATGACAGTGTAGTTGCAATAAAAGTTTTACAGCTGCAAAGCAGCAACTCTGCCAAAAGTTTCAATAGAGAATGCCAAGTTCTGAAGAGGATTCGACACAGGAACCTGATGAGAATCATCACAGCATGCAGTCTTCCAGATTTCAAAGCTCTGGTGCTTCCTTTCATGGTAAACGGGAGCCTGGAGAGCCATCTCTATCTGCAGGCACAACAATCTGCATCCTCAAAATTGAGCTTAATCGAACGGGTGAACATTTGCAGTGACATTGCTGAGGGGTTGGCTTACTTGCACCATCACTCACCAGTGCAGATCATCCACTGTGACTTGAAACCAAGCAACATTCTCCTTAATGATGACATGACTGCACTCGTATCCGACTTTGGAATAGCTAGACTGGTCATGAAAGTAGCAGAAGGAAACATACAATATGATACTACAACCAACTCAACAGCTAACCTTCTTTGTGGATCAATTGGATATGTTGCTCCAG AGTATGGATACAGAAGAGGTGCATCAACAAAGGGTGATGTCTACAGCTTTGGCATTCTTGTGTTAGAAATTGTAACCAGAAAGAGACCCACAGATGACATGTTTATCGAGGGTCTAAGCTTGCAGAG GACCAGAGCCCTGACGTTAGAGACATGTGGGAAGTTGCCATTGTGGAACTGCTTGAGCTTGGGCTTATCTGCACCCAAGAAACCCCTTCAACCAGACCCAGCATGCTTGATGTTGCTGATGATCTGGACAGACTAA